AAACCAGGGGCAGGGCAAGGCTGGGACCCCCGGGGGTGTCCGGTGCCCTGCCCCGCACCCTGGGGAGCGGCATCCTGCCGCAGCTGGAGAGAGACACGGAGGGACCGGGTGCGTGAAGGGGACCCACCAGAGGGCACACGGCGTGGCCGCGGCACGGCACAGGCTCCTGGCCGCTCAACCCGTCACGGCACCGGCTCCCAGACACGGGGGACTGAGCTCTGCCACGGCCCGGGAGGCTCCCAGGTCAGCAGCACCGCCCGCAAGCCGCTGGCCGGGCAGCACAGACCGCAGCCGGGAGCTCTGGCTCCAGCCTGCACACCGACCGGGCAGGAAAACCAAGCTTCGGGAGCCGGTGGGCAGGACTATGCACCGAGCAGAAAGCTTGGAGCTAAGGCACAGGTTAAGAGCCCCAGCTAACCTCGTTTACGGCAAAACCCCACCCGTGAAATAGCTCCAGAGTTTCTCACCGGGAATTAGAGAACGTTTATTTTAATACCCAGCCACAGCACTTTGGGAAATTAAGAGCCTGATTCCCGTGTCTATAAAGGGACTTCTGATCCTCACTGCTAGACAGCAGATGTTCTCCCCTTTACTCATTTATTAATGAAAGCTTCAGGTGTCACCGAAGGATGCTTTTGCATGTGCATTTGACAGAACTGATGAGAGTGCCGGCTCCTAGGTCTCATTTgttggaaaggaagagagatttcaaaacagatttcagaatAAATCATCAGATTACCGGAGTCAGCAAGAAGTCATAAGGGTAGGAGGCACCAGACGTGGGTTTTAGTCCTCTTTAAAATTAGGGTAAATTTGAAGTTACAGCATTTGTTTAAATCCATTTATAGCTTttgcctgctccctcccctcccacagCTGCAGACAATCCTCTAAAAGTGCCGTTCCATTTGCCCACAGAAAGCACATTACCCATCTCACTGCACTGCGTGAAAGCATACAGGACATTCTCCAGAGAGCGTACGTGAGACTGAATTTCGGGGAACCAGTCTATAAATAATGAGAACATCAAAACCAGGAGCAGCAGTCCTAAATTACCAGAACTATAATCCTGAGAGCATTTGTTTCCTAGCTACCCTCAGAATCTTTGAGCACACACACCTCTCTAGATAGTAATTATGTACTCAGGGAGAGTACACCAGCTTTGTGATTAATACAGCTCCTAACCCTGGATTGCTGACTTGTGCTTAACTTGTAAAAACTCGGCAGGAGAGGCTAAaaacttcttccctttcccccccccccccctcctctaCTCAGCACCCGGCTGCCCGCCACGCCGTGCCCTCCCCTCACACCAGTGACCGCCCGGGCCTCAAAGCAAGGCCAAGCCGGGGCACGGCACCCGACCGAGTGTCCTCCCCTTTCCTCAGGCAACCGGTGGGCCCCAGCCCCACCTGTTCCGCCCGAGGGGCTCCCCCATCCCCACACTCACAGCGGACGGTGTGGAAGGCACAACGCGGCTGCTTCTCAAAGGTTTCGCCCAGCTTCAACACCCGCTCCTTGGGGTCGAAAACCGACGGGACCGCCCCGTTCATCGCGGCACCTCAGACCGCGCCTCAGACCATGGCGAGCCcgggcggccgccgccgccgccgccgccgaaCATCCCTCGCGCCGCCCGGGGCACGCCCACGCACCCCCACCGAGGGTGGGCGCGCCCCCCGCCGCCGGGGCGAGGCCCCGCCCACTCGATCTTCCATTggccggcggcggcggagccccGCCTCCCCCTGTGACGTCACATAAATCGAGGGCTGGGATTGGGCGCCCTCCCTGTAGATTTGCACGAGTGGAAGAGGCGGCGGCGCCAGCCTGCACGCGGATATGCAAATGAgcccctcctcctgcaggggAGAGCGCTGGTTGGTGGAGAGCGGCCGCGACCacacagctgggaagggaggggaggggaggggaggggtgtGAGGGGGCGGTGGGGTTAGAGCCGGCGGGTTCAGTAACTGCACCCCCCCCTTCCCTACCCCCCGGCCCCCTCGCTGAAGTGGGGGAGCCCCCGCGTGGCGGTGAGAGcgggtgtgtgggggggtgagGGTGAAGGGGCCACTCAGAGCGTCCCGGCTCCGGGGATCGGGGGCATCGGGACCGCCACTGGCggaggtggggtgggggtgacGAGGCTGAGGTGACCCTGGTGGGACTGGGTAGCTCTCCCTCGCTGCCCTGCCGGCGGGCAGCGCCCTTCCGCGGCCTCTTTCCCCCCCGCCCTTCTCCCCGGCGGGCCTCGGGGAGGCCCCTGGCGCTGCCCGCCCCGTGGGGCCTCTCTGGGGCTGCCCGGCCGGAGCCCTGCGCTGCCGGCAGAGCCAGGCCCGCGGCCCCGAGAAGCGACGGGAGGGAGAGCGGATGCGATTTCCTCCATGTTTTGTGTCCTTCCTCAGGGGGAGACCCGGTGCCCGAGGCGTAGAGCAGCGCCTGAGCTTCCAGCTGAtggtggaggagctggaggtttGGCGGCAGTCGTGGCGCTTAAGGAGCCCGCACCTGCACCGAAACATCTCAAAAGGGAAAGAAGCCCGAGTCGCCGGCACTGCGGTCCCTCTCTGGTTCCTATGGCCAGAGCACGCAGCGCGGATCTGGCAGCTGCGGACCCCCGAGTACAGGCCTTAGCTGCTCAGGTCACAGAGAGCAGAGAACAGGACATCCCCCTGCTTCTTCTGAAGTTAAAGGGTAATTAATACCGTCTCTAAACTAAAAGGATGAGGTAGCAAAGTACGAGCAGTCCTTACGTCCACCTTCTCAAATACAGAAGgtttttctgaatgtttctgGCAGGGCTAGAGGGTTTCTAAGGTTGATAACATGGCTTATCCTGAGTGGTATTGTGTGGCATTTGGCTTGCCAGCAATAAAGAGGAGGAATTGTGGAGGAAATGGAAGTCTTTTCTCTGAACTCAGCTGTGTGTTTGTAAGACCCCTGCTGATGTGGGCAAGGATCTGAGACATGGTCAAAATCATTTCCTCAGTGCTTGTGggcacagagctggaagggTTGTCAGTATTCAGTTGTCATCTTGGCATAGAAACGCAATCATGGTCCTGTGTGTCTCCCCCTGTCTTTGCTTTTGCCACATGGCCACTGCTCGTAGAAATGGTAGAAACAAGTTAGGTCCTGTTCTAAATTGGGATGTAATTATAAGGAAGCTGTGTGCTTCACAGTGGTTGTGGTTTTATCTGGCCAAGGAAATTCATACAAATAGGCTATATCCCAGCTAATGTATGTTTTACTACTCAACGTGTAGTGAGAAAATGGCAACCTAAGTTTAGTGACCCTTTCAAATTCTAGTATAATTTAACAAATGGATTGTAGCTGTAGAAGTAGAAATTgctgacaaaatattttatgctgttGTTATCACTTTTACAATTACCTTAAGactttgggaaaagaaaaaaaaaaacaaccttggACATCAAAATCTTATATTCTCTTTGTCTCCTGCTTCCTTCACACAGGAATTTTAAACAGTGCTTCCTTGGGATGTGAAGAAtccaaaaaaattaagcaagatATATATGATCATGAACTTACTCAATACTGCATGCTGGTCCTTAGGCAAGACCACTCTAGGCTGCATGGAGGCTGGGCTACTGCTGCCCAGCTAGCAGAGATactaaggtaaaaaaaaaaaaaaaaaaaaaagattactaagaagttttcttcttgtattctttctggtgtttcatcttcctctttttctttcaatctGTAATACATTGGCTCCCATCCAGAGCAGGGTTTGTTGCTTAGGAAAGGCCAGGGTTAAAGTGCAGGGAGCAGTCAAGAGCAGGGGGTCAGGCATAGCCTAATTGGTCCTGCTTAATTCATTGGCTTTGTGTTTCGTGGAGCTGGGTAAACTGTTTGGTGGGAACACTTTTTGTTTGGGCTTTACCTCTTTTTTGTGAACAGTACTCATTAGTGTCATAGTTCTTACTCAGAACTgtggttattttaaaaactttgtttACTGAGATTTCATCTTGCAAAAGTCTTCAGCCTGATTGACTCACAGCTTGGCTTGGTATTTAAATATCTATTTAATCTACCTGTTTTAAATatcaatttacattttaaacataATATTTCATACAGACTAGATAGCTTGATGTACTGATATTGCAAAAAAGACATAATTAAGTTTAATTCTTAGCTAATAAATAAGATAAGTTTTAAACTCAAACCCCCAGTGATCCAATCTCAGTTTTCAATGTCAGGAAAAATAAGAAGCTTTAAATTTTCTCCTAGCTGTATTTGATTTTTGCTTAACTAGGGAGCAAAATGCTAAGGCATGAAGCAATTAGGCAGCCACCTCTTATTTATGCCATATCTGCattatgaatttttaatgtCAGGATTTTCACTAAGAGATGCAAGATTTACCACTGGAGTTGTGTGGTACTTAAATCACCCCCTGTAAGCTATTTAATTTGTCAGAGAAAACTGACATTTATTTTAGCCATAAAAATGTCCTTTTGTAACTAGATGAATCTCAGCATCATGCCCTGAATTTGATTTCCAAGGGCACTGGTAATCAAAGCTTTACATGTGTGCATTCACAAAAAGTTAAAGCCTAGATAAGGTGTTGGAAAGCAAAACTCATAAGAATTTAGGAAAACTCCTGTGTTGCTCTACTATCAATGCAGagtgcaaaactgaaaaactttaCAGtagaaaacattcatttttttgtaaaatgtctTCAAGAAATGACCAACCTGTTTGCACTGAGTAAAAAGGAGATTTGAAGAACTGATTTCTAGTCCATGTGTATTCCTCTGTTAGAGAGAAGTTGTAGGGAGACACACTGAAAATTTTGTGCTAAGTACTGTTTTACTTGTGCACATTTTCCGTGCCTGATCTGCCCCccaggcagggggtgggggatCATCAGGTTTCCTTTCTCAGGTTTTTATCTAcctttctgttttgtcttttttttttttgtttggggtttcttttcccctctttatgACCGTCAGAGCCCTTCCCTAGCACGTGGAACAAGCCTGAGCAGATCTGATGAAGCTAAAGGAGAAAGTGCCTTGGCTGTGTTTTAGGCTGAGCCATGCtataaaaagcagcaataacCTTGCTGTCTGCAGCCTGCCAGTGATTCCCTTCCTTCTGAGGCAGCTCCCCTGGAGCCAGTCACAGCAGTTCCCTCTTGTTCACTGCTGGATTGTCCCATGCCAGTGAAGCATTTCTGCTCCTGTGACGTGACATTCATTCAAAGCTGTTCAAACAGGCCCTCGACTAttcaggttgattttttttttttttttttcttcccatttcagTCATTGTTGTGTAGGGCTAGATGTGAAAGAAGATCCTGAGGAATTTTACAAGAAATTCCTTCCTTCAGTCATAGACAACCTGCTGGTTTTGGGGAGACGCTTGCAGGCACGATTTATCCGAGTGATCAAGGTATTTAAATTTCATGTTTAAAAGAGCAGAGAACTTCTGTAAGCTCTCTAAGCTATAAATAGGATATTGTTCTGGGGATAGTGTAttatgaaaatttattttccaggtaTTACAGTAGTTTTTCTTATGCCTTGGAACTTCGAAACTGAAATCTGTCCTTGTGAAGCTTGGGGCCATGAGGTGTGCAAAGCTACTTTGTTACCATAGGTTTGTTTGGAGAGTTTGGCTCCTGCTTTCCACAAGTAAAGGCAGGGGGCAGGAATGCAATTGAAAGCAGGATAGAAGAATTAGAGCGGTTTGACAGAAAGGAATGCCTTACAAAAAGCAGCATCCCAGTCACGGTAATGTCTCTTTAACTTTGCATTTAATTAGTTTGGTCTTTGTAAAGGCTCTGTTCCCACTGCTTTATTCAGCTTTACAGAAGAGGTTTAGGAAGTCTTAAGactttaaaacagttttgttgAAGTTTGTTTTGCCATGCAATTTCTGCCACAAAATGGgcaaaaaattccaaaaatCCTTACTACTTCTGAACCCGCCTGTTGGGAACCCCAAAGGCAGACTGTGAATGTGTATATTTGATCACTTTCTCACATTTCTCATTTCAGAGAAGAAGGGTTTTGCCCAACAAGGTTTCCTCATGCTTTTGAAGCACTCTGTGTTCCagatttagaaggaaaaaaaaaccccaacaaacgAAACCcatgaataatttaaataacCAACCTCATGGATTCTGATAGTTTCTTTTTGTATCTCAGTCTCTTCATAGTATTTCATTTCTTGGCTCACTGGCTTTTTGCACTTAGTCAGTTTTCTTACTGAGTATTGTGATGGACACCAGAAACAATCAGTTCTCAGAAAGCATCAGCAGAGTAACATATTTTCTGTTAGCTCAATACTTCAGAAAGAGCATTTAGTGCTTAAGAAGGAAGCTTCCTGAATGACATCTCAGGAGACTCCAGTCTTATCCACAATATGTAATTTCCCCCACACTTTCTTATTATGTCTCAGCCTACACACTTGAGTCATGCTTGTGGGCAAAGATTTCTTTTGAATGCAAATTCAGTCTACATTGTAATTCATACTTTGGCTTTCAGACCTTGTGGTCTCAGAGGTGACTGGGCACCCAGACTTGGTGCTTGCTCAGTGGAACTTTGGAAATCCCACTCTCCCAGTGGAGATTTGTAGTTTACTCTGCCCTCATCTGTTTTTTGTGTAAATCTTTGAAGTCAAGGGAAGCACTGAAATAGCTTTCAGAAACTGATGTGTTGCCACAACAGAGAACAGATAATATTACAGTTTAACTTACTACTGTGATTTTGTATCTCTCATGGTAAGAACCAAATGCAAAGTTAAACTGTGACTGAGGGCTTGTGCTTACAGCATGGCTCTAGGAATAGGCTTTCTGGAGTTTTATTTGTGGAGGATCAATTAATGTGGGAGATGTCTGGCCAAGGCTTTACAGCAATATTTGTCAGTGATGTAGCACCATTAGAAGCCCCTTTGCTTTCCCATCTCCCAGACTTAGATTTTTGGGCTCTCACCTGGAATTCAGACTGCAGACTGCATGTCTGTCTGTGTGTTCACATATTCAAACCTGGATTCTTcctggtcatttttttttccaggccagTGTTATCACAGGTAAGCCCAGGACACAGGCAGTTGGACACTGATCAGACTTCAGCCTAACAGTGGTTTGATGCTTGATCCCAGACATACAACTATGAGCTGCATTTTAAGCATCACCATAACAGTTTTTAGGAGCCTTTTCCATTTTAACTGTTTCCCTGGACACCTCAtaccttttttggttttttcctcgTGCTTTAATCTTAACGAATATATTTCCCACTTTGTGGACTAAATGTGTTGCATTTGTACTGAACTATTATTTGTCTTCTTTGTCCTCCTATActatcaaatatattttaaggagtaaacaagactttttttctccctgttacaattttttttcaggaacagatgctctgtttttttgtatgtttagATTTTCTTGCTTGATCTTTGGCCTTGAAGGACTTGCAagtttgtttgggcttttttgacTGGTTCCTACAGTTTAATCAGCCTCATCCAGGAATCTGATGGAGTTTTGGTGTCCATCTTCCTGAAACACACAAGCCTTGCCACTACATCAAGCTGAAGTCCTCAGTGAAGATTCATACACATGGTTTCacctatttcttttttgtttaggATAAAGATAAGCAAGATTTTTTACACTGGTTCCAAACAGTAACTGATGCCATCTGCTGGCTGTTCGGTGGGCATGTTCAACTTACAGCATGTGgtaagggaaaataaaacacctgaATACTTATTTGTGGCAACTACAGGAATCGAGAATCAGCTGATCACCACCTGGTTTTCAAAATTGGAATAGATGTTAAATCAACCTCTTGAAGTGGTCTACTCAACAGAAACAGCAATATCTAAAATGGAAAAGATCCATTTAAGGGAAATACTAAGGAGTTCCCCTGCCAGTCTTTCAGACAGTAACATTGAGAGTGTTTTCCTGTAATTTCCCTGTGTAATTctatacctttaaaaaaatctgattcttTTCCTGATAAGACACAGGTGATCTCTTTTAACTTGTGTGTGATTAACATAGGCAGGAATTTAGActtgaaaacagatttctaaAGTTGTTGCTATGCCAAGAAATTttacaaatacttaaaaaactTCACTCTACACATCTGACCAAAATAAGCTTTCAATTAAACCAATATTAATCACggtgattttaaaaagcagaattctgttttatttctaacaTAGAACACAAAAATCTAAAGATCACAGGATGTGTAACTAAAAACCCATACAGccagaaaaattactaaataccTAGACAGTaggaataaaagaataaaaaataaaatggaatcATAAAGATGGTGCTTTAATGACATCAATGAATTTGCATTAAATAAACCTGATGTTAGAAACTGCTGAGGTTGAAACTCTTGTCCTTTCTGGATATTGTTGCCCCAGTGATAGTTCTGCTGCACTAAGAAACTGATACTAGTGTAGCATAAAAggttttaaagcttttattcCATTGTAGCACCAGTGCCTGTGGGATATCCGAAGGCAGAAAAACAGGGCTCAACATGTTTTTTCAATGTTGATGTAGTTTACTTATACAAGTAaaaattttttcagtgtgaaaattATAAAAGAGAGAGTTTGTTTCAGAAACAGTATCTGGTTTCCTTGCTATGGGTTATGTTCCATAATGGAGTGTATTTGTTTTATGGTCTTTTCAAGTCTGGTTCTGTTTGTGTGATTCCTTTTTTACTTATtattgtgtttggttttgttgcttgtttgttttgtttttttttacagtactgCAAAATGACCACTTCCTGCAGTTGTTAATAACAGATGATGTTGAAACAGCAATTATAATGATGTCTGTTTTACACAATATTTTGAGGGTCAATAGGTTAGTTGGTTTTATATTGttgatttttctgaattctACATTTTAAGTAGTTTGCAAATAACACTTCAACTCTGTCccctcacctttttttttttttttttttttttttttctttgtttttaaagttctgtCTTGCTTCAGGTTGATGAAGAGACCCTTCACTTTGTTTTGGATGAACTTGTTTATAAGCTTTCGTCTACCACCAATCCTGTCATAGGAAATGCTGCTACAAAACTGCTATTGCTGGTGGCAACATTTTGCAAGCAGCTTCTGGGCTTACTCTCAGATCGCTACAAAGGTTTGTAACATGTGGGAACAATACAGGGGCCTCCTCTTATATTCACTGCAAAAATACAAAGATGGAGGTTTCCTCCCTGGGTTCAATAACTATCCAAGAGAGATGGaaactgcagtgctgtgttgctttttaaaaaaaaacttttcatttcCATAGTAGTTGAAAGTATCAAACCTCCTTCTGTTTCCTAGATTTATTGTGTGTGTATTGAGGACTCTGCATGTGGCAACTTTCTTAAACTGTTGTTTGTCACTTCCAACCTTACAGACtatgcttctttctttctgcatctCTTTTCCTGTGTCTCTTGATGTCTGAGTGATTGGAATGAACTCTTTCCAATAATTCATAATTGAGTTTATCATTTTGTCTTGAGGCTTAGAACTCATgtaattttctctgtgttgctcATTATTTAATGAGGTGTCCCATTTAATGTTTCTGTCTCTAGCCTATCAGGGAGCCCTAGGAAACACCTTTGTCCTCTATCATGCCCATGGAGAGTAAGAAAGAGGCTTTGATATTTGCCAAGTCTTTCATATGTTGTTGATGGTCAGAACTACCTGTGAGCAGCCTCAGTCAGTCCTTTGGGGACAAGGACAGTAAGAAGTGGATATGCTAGACAAAAAGCTCCTGTTCCCTTTTTTTATGCTTGTGCTGAGTACTTATTAGGCAATGCCAGCCAGGTAAATTCTGGACCAGATGGGCAGCTTTGTCATCCTTTTGCCCACAGGATTAAGAGAGAAGGGCATTCTTTTGGTTTGAAAGAAAGTGTAATGTGCCTAAGGCTGGTAGATTCTTGTGAAGCTGCTGTGGTCATCTGATCATCCCATCTGTAGAATGTTGACTTTTCTGAAGAGTTGCAAGTCTCCCACCAAagaattatgttttattttgctcttgAATCACAATATGCTACAGTCATTTAGAGACTCTTCTCTCTTCTGTACATGTTTGCTGTTTCCACTaagtaaaaaaaacagaacttttttttttttttaagttagagTCTGTATGTTAGTTTTCATTCAGGCTTTGGAATTCTTCAGATAACTtgaggaacagcagcaaaaaaagtaTGATAGCATTTCTACCATCTGACCCTCTCATTGAAATAACTTGGCtccacagcagctcagagccaTTGCCAGTGTGAGGTATTTCCTGTCAGGAAGGGCAGCCTGCCAGAGGTGCCTGAACCTCACACCTGCATGACCTGCACTTGTCTTTATATCAGGTTTCCAGGAGGGCCTGGTCATTTTGTCTGCAGGACACACCTTAGAGGTACACTTGAGTTGTGCCCTGTCAGTAGCTGAGAGGTGCATCTGGATATGTAGTTTGTGTGGACACTGGCAGAGAGTTGTGTCAGATCCACAGGACTCCTGTGAGGAGACTGCCTTGTGTGGCCAAGCTGTCAGCTTCTGCAGAGTTCAGGCAGCCACTGACTTCATTTGTAGTCTCACTTCTCAAGTCTTTAACCAAAATCATTTTATCAAAAAGGTGCATGTGGGATAGAACAGAGGTGCTGTTTCTGTTTGCATGAAGGACTTTGTGCTGTATATCCAGGTC
The nucleotide sequence above comes from Heliangelus exortis chromosome 6, bHelExo1.hap1, whole genome shotgun sequence. Encoded proteins:
- the IQCB1 gene encoding IQ calmodulin-binding motif-containing protein 1 isoform X4, with product MFCVLPQGETRCPRRRAAPELPADGGGAGGLAAVVALKEPAPAPKHLKRERSPSRRHCGPSLVPMARARSADLAAADPRVQALAAQVTESREQDIPLLLLKLKGILNSASLGCEESKKIKQDIYDHELTQYCMLVLRQDHSRLHGGWATAAQLAEILSHCCVGLDVKEDPEEFYKKFLPSVIDNLLVLGRRLQARFIRVIKDKDKQDFLHWFQTVTDAICWLFGGHVQLTACVLQNDHFLQLLITDDVETAIIMMSVLHNILRVNSSVLLQVDEETLHFVLDELVYKLSSTTNPVIGNAATKLLLLVATFCKQLLGLLSDRYKGLKRLLSMQWTGKGFDRDLGQLLDLLSLEESSGKGEMERQHQAACIIQATWRGFQTRKRLKKLPQAVTALQRSFRAKREQELQHFKKQREEEALKLQMQLQRQRAMRLFHERQLALLEIIHASQVNKYMEEMEGKSALTIQRFWRGYRARRNFHQQRQSLKEYKAAVTIQRAACKFLEKRRRRRPLSPWKDPKGLTDEQRVALQQQVDDYIKLHPMLHG